A genomic region of Photobacterium swingsii contains the following coding sequences:
- a CDS encoding RseA family anti-sigma factor, translating into MADKEKISALLDGEDLDQSIINALTVDTESEQAWQDFNLIGDVMRGDAPQCKEWNIAGSVALALEAEPAHTGAEVTVETPDDIAPVVDLKTVREIPESQPSPREVRRTLPNWLTQFGQVAMAAGVSLAVIVGVQQYNGGDDGAAIDMASDSQLSVLPTVPFAGTAEPVSLTRDSVRTAHNNGPSEAQIMEQRRRINAMLQDYELQLRLNAEDGSIDRSLLNAQ; encoded by the coding sequence ATGGCTGATAAAGAAAAAATTTCGGCATTATTAGATGGCGAAGATTTAGATCAGAGCATTATTAATGCGCTGACAGTCGATACAGAAAGCGAGCAAGCCTGGCAAGACTTCAACCTTATTGGTGATGTCATGCGTGGTGATGCGCCTCAATGCAAAGAATGGAATATTGCAGGGAGTGTTGCACTAGCGCTGGAAGCCGAACCCGCCCATACCGGTGCTGAGGTTACGGTTGAAACGCCAGACGATATTGCACCTGTTGTAGATTTGAAGACGGTTCGCGAGATCCCAGAATCACAACCAAGCCCACGCGAAGTGCGCCGTACCTTACCTAACTGGTTAACCCAATTTGGCCAAGTTGCGATGGCGGCAGGTGTATCGTTAGCTGTGATTGTTGGTGTTCAACAATACAATGGTGGCGACGATGGTGCAGCCATCGATATGGCCTCTGACTCTCAATTGTCAGTATTGCCAACAGTCCCATTTGCGGGTACTGCTGAGCCTGTTAGTTTAACGCGTGATAGCGTACGAACAGCACACAATAATGGACCAAGCGAAGCTCAAATTATGGAGCAACGTCGTCGCATTAATGCCATGCTGCAAGATTACGAATTGCAGTTACGCCTTAATGCCGAAGATGGCAGCATTGATCGTTCGTTATTGAATGCTCAGTAA
- the rseB gene encoding sigma-E factor regulatory protein RseB: protein MKKFLVGAATLVSLMMPWQASAEDAVSSAEALLHQMDVASRELSYELSYILIKKNSIEPLRYSHAQIDGETFAQLVYLSGPPREVIQRGSEVSYFEPGLDAFTIDSNKMVAPLPPMMKVDVDDLAANYDFISMGRAREAGVACDVVRIAPKDGTRYSYLLWVANHNNLVMRADLLDRDGEPLEQYRAVSYVVNPKISDVLKKRLVSVERPVVVQLPPQPQAELGWKVKWLPQGFESVSRNRHRLLMTERPVESKMFSDGLFSFSIYVGEADGFTVREQLVRQGRRTLHSYMKGNVEVTVVGDIPPATARRVAESVSFTAQPPAKADAVQ, encoded by the coding sequence ATGAAAAAATTTCTGGTCGGTGCGGCGACACTGGTCAGCCTGATGATGCCATGGCAAGCCTCCGCTGAAGACGCCGTTTCTTCTGCGGAGGCTTTGTTGCATCAGATGGATGTAGCAAGCCGCGAGCTTAGCTATGAGTTGTCGTACATTCTTATTAAGAAAAATAGCATTGAGCCTTTGCGCTACAGTCATGCGCAAATTGATGGCGAAACCTTTGCTCAGTTGGTGTATTTAAGTGGTCCGCCACGAGAAGTTATCCAACGTGGTAGCGAAGTGAGTTACTTTGAGCCGGGTTTGGATGCGTTTACTATCGATAGCAACAAAATGGTGGCACCACTGCCGCCGATGATGAAAGTTGATGTTGATGATTTAGCCGCTAACTACGACTTCATTTCCATGGGGCGCGCGCGTGAGGCGGGTGTGGCGTGTGATGTGGTACGTATTGCACCTAAAGATGGTACACGTTATTCCTACCTGCTTTGGGTCGCAAACCATAATAACTTAGTGATGCGTGCCGATTTGCTTGATCGTGATGGTGAGCCATTAGAGCAATATCGTGCGGTATCATATGTGGTCAACCCGAAAATTAGCGACGTGCTCAAGAAGCGCTTGGTCTCTGTTGAGCGACCTGTGGTGGTGCAACTACCGCCTCAACCACAAGCTGAATTAGGCTGGAAAGTGAAATGGTTGCCGCAAGGGTTTGAATCGGTTTCTCGTAATCGCCATCGCTTATTGATGACGGAGCGTCCGGTTGAAAGCAAAATGTTCAGTGATGGTTTATTTAGCTTCTCGATTTATGTTGGTGAGGCCGATGGCTTTACGGTACGAGAGCAGTTAGTTCGTCAAGGGCGTCGCACCTTACATAGCTACATGAAAGGCAATGTAGAAGTGACCGTTGTTGGTGATATTCCGCCTGCAACCGCCCGCCGCGTAGCTGAATCTGTCTCCTTTACCGCACAACCACCAGCCAAAGCGGACGCAGTCCAATGA
- a CDS encoding SoxR reducing system RseC family protein, with protein MMRSLATVIAVDSSGITVSCQQQTSCGHCASRDSCGTGIVSKAIPGRAHQINIETQEQVAVGDVVEIGLAEQSMLSSALLVYLLPLLFLIAGTIAGQWIFVDLAAGSELGVIALAGASAALGLAIARYVAKRIEGQSAYTPSLIRVLGAQISNNSVINAASKDSD; from the coding sequence ATGATGCGTTCGTTAGCGACAGTTATTGCCGTTGATTCCAGCGGCATCACTGTCAGCTGCCAGCAACAAACCAGCTGTGGTCATTGTGCATCACGGGATAGTTGCGGAACGGGCATTGTTTCAAAAGCCATTCCCGGCCGAGCACATCAAATCAATATCGAAACACAAGAACAGGTTGCGGTTGGCGATGTGGTTGAAATTGGCTTGGCTGAACAAAGTATGTTGAGTTCAGCCTTGCTGGTTTACTTACTTCCGCTACTCTTTTTAATAGCGGGAACCATTGCTGGGCAGTGGATATTTGTTGATTTGGCTGCAGGCAGTGAACTGGGCGTTATTGCCTTAGCGGGTGCCAGTGCGGCATTAGGTTTGGCGATTGCTCGTTATGTTGCCAAGCGTATTGAAGGGCAGTCAGCCTACACTCCGAGCTTAATTCGAGTGCTAGGGGCTCAAATATCCAACAATAGCGTAATAAATGCAGCAAGCAAGGATAGCGACTAG
- the lepA gene encoding translation elongation factor 4: MKHIRNFSIIAHIDHGKSTLSDRLIQVCGGLSDREMAAQVLDSMDLERERGITIKAQSVTLDYTAKDGETYQLNFIDTPGHVDFSYEVSRSLAACEGALLVVDAGQGVEAQTLANCYTAMEMDLEVVPILNKIDLPAADPERVAEEIEEIVGIDALEATRCSAKTGIGVDDVLENIVTAIPAPEGDPDAPLQALIIDSWFDNYLGVVSLVRVKNGSLKKNAKIKMMSTGQTWGIDRLGIFTPKQIDTQELNTGEVGWVVCGIKDILGAPVGDTITLAKDGCEAPLPGFQKVKPQVYAGLFPVSSDDYENFRDALGKLSLNDASLFYEPESSAALGFGFRCGFLGMLHMEIIQERLEREYNLALITTAPTVVYEVEKTDGETIYVDSPSKLPAVNDIETIGEPIARCNILVPSEYLGNVITLCIEKRGVQVDMVYHGNQVALTYDIPMSEVVLDFFDRLKSTSRGYASLDYNFQRYEISNMVRVDVMINGERVDALAIITHKDNANGRGRDLVDKMKEFIPRQMFDIAIQAAIGGMIIARATVKQLRKNVIAKCYGGDISRKKKLLQKQKEGKKRMKQIGNVELPQEAFLAILHVGKDK; encoded by the coding sequence ATGAAGCACATTCGTAACTTTTCGATTATTGCACATATCGACCATGGTAAGTCGACCCTATCCGACCGCTTGATTCAAGTCTGTGGTGGCCTTTCCGATCGTGAAATGGCTGCTCAGGTTTTGGATTCCATGGATCTTGAACGCGAACGCGGTATCACTATCAAAGCACAAAGTGTAACCCTTGATTACACAGCAAAAGATGGCGAAACCTATCAGTTAAACTTTATCGACACCCCAGGACACGTTGACTTCTCTTACGAAGTATCGCGTTCACTTGCTGCCTGTGAAGGTGCCTTGCTGGTGGTCGATGCTGGTCAGGGCGTTGAAGCTCAGACACTAGCAAACTGTTACACAGCCATGGAAATGGACCTGGAAGTTGTGCCAATCTTGAACAAGATTGACCTGCCAGCGGCAGATCCAGAGCGTGTTGCAGAAGAGATTGAAGAAATCGTTGGTATCGATGCGCTAGAAGCGACTCGTTGTTCGGCGAAAACGGGTATCGGTGTTGATGATGTACTTGAAAACATCGTAACAGCCATCCCTGCACCTGAAGGTGATCCCGATGCGCCGCTACAAGCACTGATCATTGACTCATGGTTTGATAACTACTTAGGCGTGGTTTCTTTGGTTCGAGTGAAAAATGGCTCACTAAAGAAAAACGCTAAAATCAAAATGATGAGCACAGGTCAAACTTGGGGCATCGATCGTCTTGGTATCTTTACGCCGAAACAGATCGACACACAAGAGCTAAATACTGGCGAAGTTGGTTGGGTTGTTTGCGGTATTAAAGACATCCTAGGTGCGCCAGTGGGTGATACCATCACACTCGCTAAAGACGGTTGTGAAGCACCGTTACCTGGTTTCCAAAAAGTGAAACCGCAGGTTTATGCTGGTCTGTTCCCTGTATCGTCTGATGACTACGAGAACTTCCGTGATGCATTGGGCAAACTAAGCCTGAATGATGCGTCATTGTTCTACGAGCCAGAAAGTTCAGCAGCACTAGGCTTTGGCTTCCGTTGTGGTTTCTTGGGTATGCTCCATATGGAGATCATCCAAGAGCGTCTAGAACGTGAATACAACCTAGCGCTAATCACTACTGCACCAACAGTAGTTTACGAAGTTGAGAAAACTGATGGTGAAACGATTTACGTTGATAGCCCATCTAAGCTACCAGCAGTAAACGATATTGAAACCATCGGTGAGCCAATCGCACGCTGTAACATCTTAGTACCATCGGAATACCTAGGTAACGTTATTACCTTATGTATTGAAAAGCGTGGTGTGCAGGTGGATATGGTGTACCACGGAAACCAAGTCGCATTAACTTACGACATCCCTATGTCTGAAGTTGTATTGGATTTCTTCGATCGTCTTAAATCGACGTCGCGTGGTTACGCATCATTGGATTACAACTTCCAACGCTACGAAATCTCAAACATGGTTCGTGTTGATGTAATGATCAATGGTGAACGTGTTGATGCACTAGCGATTATCACGCACAAAGACAACGCAAATGGCCGTGGTCGTGATCTGGTCGACAAGATGAAGGAGTTCATTCCTCGTCAAATGTTCGATATTGCGATTCAGGCTGCCATTGGCGGTATGATCATTGCCCGCGCAACAGTGAAGCAGTTACGTAAAAACGTAATCGCTAAATGTTACGGTGGTGATATCAGTCGTAAGAAGAAACTCCTGCAGAAGCAGAAAGAAGGTAAGAAACGTATGAAGCAGATCGGTAACGTCGAACTGCCTCAAGAAGCCTTCCTTGCTATTTTGCATGTGGGTAAAGATAAATAA
- the lepB gene encoding signal peptidase I, whose product MANMFSLILVLATLVTGIVWALDKFVWAPKRQLKIDAAAANAGDEIDAEVLNTVAPQPVWVEQTASLFPVIALIMVFRSFIYEPFQIPSGSMMPTLLVGDFILVEKFSYGLRDPVFRHKLVETGEPERGDVVVFKYPPQPSIDYIKRVVGMPGDTVRYSANKQVCIAPKGTSDCQPVPQTNMVDSEFQQGMTQLVQLNEKLGDVEHQILIHPLKRDRTLAYQPRPGVSEWVVPEGQYFVMGDNRDNSADSRYWGFVPEANLVGKAVGIWISFDFERGADSALPSWIPTDVRFSRVGGIN is encoded by the coding sequence ATGGCAAATATGTTTTCGTTAATTCTGGTACTGGCAACCTTGGTTACCGGTATCGTTTGGGCATTGGATAAGTTTGTCTGGGCGCCAAAACGTCAATTGAAAATTGATGCAGCAGCAGCCAATGCGGGCGATGAGATAGATGCTGAAGTTCTTAATACTGTTGCACCACAACCGGTATGGGTTGAGCAAACGGCTTCGCTTTTTCCGGTTATCGCACTAATAATGGTGTTTCGCTCATTTATTTATGAGCCGTTCCAGATCCCATCCGGCTCTATGATGCCGACGTTGCTCGTTGGGGATTTTATTCTGGTTGAGAAGTTTAGCTACGGGTTACGCGATCCTGTTTTCCGCCATAAATTGGTTGAAACCGGTGAGCCAGAGCGTGGCGATGTGGTGGTATTTAAATACCCACCTCAACCAAGCATCGATTACATTAAGCGTGTTGTTGGTATGCCGGGCGATACTGTTCGCTATAGCGCAAACAAACAAGTTTGTATTGCGCCGAAAGGCACCTCTGATTGCCAGCCAGTACCACAGACCAATATGGTAGACAGTGAGTTCCAGCAAGGCATGACACAACTCGTACAACTGAATGAGAAACTTGGTGACGTAGAGCACCAAATTTTGATTCACCCACTTAAACGTGACCGCACGTTAGCATATCAACCGCGCCCTGGCGTGAGTGAGTGGGTTGTGCCTGAAGGCCAGTATTTTGTAATGGGTGATAACCGCGATAACAGTGCTGACAGCCGCTACTGGGGATTCGTGCCAGAAGCGAACCTAGTGGGCAAGGCGGTCGGGATCTGGATCAGCTTTGATTTTGAACGAGGTGCAGACAGTGCACTACCTTCTTGGATTCCTACCGACGTACGCTTTAGCCGTGTCGGTGGCATAAACTGA
- the rnc gene encoding ribonuclease III, with the protein MTSPANRLQRKLGYQFNNLDLMTLAMTHRSANGTHNERLEFLGDSILSFVVADDLYHRFPDVDEGDMSRMRATLVRGKTLAELGREFDLGDHLLLGPGELKSGGYRRDSILADCVEAIIGAIYLDSDIEVVRGIILSWYQSRLETIKPGINQKDPKTRLQECLQGRRLPLPAYTVTKVQGEAHNQEFTVQCEVTGLDKPVIGKGGSRRKAEQAAAELALKQLES; encoded by the coding sequence ATGACATCTCCAGCAAATAGACTTCAGCGTAAGCTGGGCTACCAATTTAATAATTTAGACCTGATGACCTTAGCGATGACGCACCGTAGCGCTAATGGTACGCACAACGAACGCCTAGAATTTCTTGGTGATTCGATTTTGAGCTTTGTTGTTGCTGATGACTTATACCACCGTTTCCCAGATGTGGATGAAGGTGATATGAGTCGTATGCGTGCAACGCTAGTTCGCGGTAAAACGCTGGCAGAGCTAGGTCGTGAGTTTGATTTAGGTGATCACCTACTGTTAGGTCCAGGTGAATTGAAAAGTGGCGGTTACCGTCGTGATTCAATCTTGGCTGACTGTGTAGAAGCGATCATCGGTGCGATTTACTTAGATAGTGATATCGAAGTTGTTCGTGGCATTATCCTGAGTTGGTACCAATCACGCCTTGAAACTATCAAGCCGGGTATTAACCAAAAAGATCCAAAAACACGCCTGCAAGAATGCTTACAGGGGCGCCGTTTGCCGCTGCCAGCATATACTGTAACTAAGGTTCAGGGTGAAGCTCATAACCAAGAGTTCACTGTGCAGTGTGAAGTAACAGGTTTGGATAAACCTGTAATCGGTAAAGGCGGCAGTCGGCGCAAGGCAGAGCAGGCAGCAGCAGAACTTGCGCTTAAGCAGTTGGAATCATGA
- the era gene encoding GTPase Era has translation MTDKQHCGFIAIVGRPNVGKSTLLNRLVGQKLSITSRKPQTTRHRIMGVDTRDGYQAVYVDTPGLHIEEKRTINRLMNRAASSSLTDVELVLFLVDGTVWTDDDEMVLNKLIKSELPTVLLINKVDNVKDKHELFPHLKHLSEKMEFVDVVPVSAKHGTNVDAVEKIVREHLPEGEYYFPEEYVTDRSQRFMASEIIREKLMRFLGDELPYSVTVEIERFDFNPRTNGFDINGLILVERKGQKKMVIGKNGEKMKVIGREARIDMEDLFERKVYLELWVKVKSGWADDERALRSLGYIDDL, from the coding sequence ATGACAGATAAACAACATTGCGGCTTTATTGCCATTGTAGGCCGACCTAACGTAGGTAAATCAACGCTTCTTAACCGCTTAGTGGGTCAGAAGCTGTCGATTACTTCACGTAAGCCTCAAACAACACGTCACCGTATCATGGGTGTTGATACCCGTGACGGTTACCAAGCTGTCTATGTGGATACCCCTGGGCTTCACATTGAAGAGAAACGTACCATTAACCGTTTGATGAACCGTGCTGCAAGCAGTTCATTAACCGATGTGGAACTTGTACTGTTCTTGGTTGACGGCACGGTGTGGACTGATGACGATGAGATGGTACTGAATAAGCTGATTAAAAGTGAGCTACCAACAGTACTATTGATCAACAAAGTTGATAACGTTAAAGACAAGCATGAGCTTTTCCCGCACCTTAAACACCTGTCTGAAAAGATGGAGTTTGTGGATGTTGTACCTGTGTCGGCAAAACACGGTACTAACGTAGATGCGGTTGAGAAGATCGTGCGTGAGCACTTACCTGAAGGCGAATACTATTTCCCTGAAGAGTACGTAACTGACCGTTCTCAGCGCTTTATGGCATCAGAAATCATCCGTGAGAAACTCATGCGTTTCTTGGGCGATGAATTACCTTACTCGGTCACGGTAGAAATCGAACGTTTCGATTTTAACCCTCGTACCAACGGTTTTGATATCAATGGTTTGATTCTGGTTGAGCGTAAAGGCCAGAAGAAAATGGTGATCGGTAAAAACGGTGAGAAGATGAAAGTCATCGGCCGTGAAGCGCGTATTGATATGGAAGACTTGTTCGAGCGTAAAGTGTACCTAGAGCTTTGGGTTAAAGTGAAATCTGGCTGGGCTGATGACGAACGTGCATTGCGTAGCTTAGGTTACATCGACGACCTATAA
- the recO gene encoding DNA repair protein RecO translates to MEGLQRCFVLHSRPYSETSLILDIFSEDYGRLTLLAKGARRKRSNLKGALQPFTPLFMKWSGRGTMPILTQAEPISISLPMRGYILYSAIYVNELVARVLETNTPYPVLFLDYLNVLRELAQADNPEPALRRFELALLHHLGYGIDFLHCAGSGLPVEDSMTYNYREQRGFIASMMTNQLTFTGSQLKAIAARHFTSPDQLRAAKRFTRIALKPYLGGKPLKSRELFIPRSRSTEK, encoded by the coding sequence ATGGAAGGGCTACAGCGTTGTTTTGTCCTTCACTCTCGTCCTTACAGTGAGACGAGCCTGATCCTTGACATCTTTAGCGAGGATTATGGCCGTCTTACTTTATTGGCGAAAGGTGCGCGCCGTAAGCGTTCCAACCTCAAAGGGGCACTTCAGCCTTTTACACCACTCTTTATGAAATGGTCTGGTCGCGGCACTATGCCGATTTTAACCCAAGCCGAGCCTATCTCTATTAGCCTGCCGATGCGCGGCTATATCTTGTATTCTGCGATTTATGTCAATGAACTGGTAGCGCGTGTATTAGAAACTAATACCCCTTATCCTGTGCTGTTTCTGGATTATTTGAATGTACTGCGTGAGCTAGCACAAGCTGATAATCCAGAACCTGCATTACGCCGTTTCGAGTTAGCCCTGTTACACCATCTGGGTTATGGCATCGATTTTCTTCACTGTGCGGGGAGTGGTTTACCTGTCGAAGACAGCATGACCTATAACTACCGTGAGCAGCGTGGTTTCATTGCCTCTATGATGACCAACCAGTTGACCTTTACTGGCAGCCAACTCAAAGCGATTGCAGCACGTCATTTTACCAGCCCAGATCAGCTTCGGGCGGCAAAACGCTTTACACGTATTGCCTTAAAACCTTATCTTGGCGGGAAACCATTAAAAAGTAGGGAACTGTTTATCCCTCGATCAAGGAGTACCGAAAAATGA
- the pdxJ gene encoding pyridoxine 5'-phosphate synthase, whose translation MNNILLGVNIDHVATLRNARGTRYPDPVHAAEVAERAGADGITIHLREDRRHINDRDVRILRETIQTRMNLEMAVTDEMVEIALQTQPEFVCLVPEKREELTTEGGLDVAGQVEKIKAATEKLTAAGIKVSLFIDADRAQIDASLACGAPYIELHTGHYADAETEEEQQAELKRIAAAASYADGLGIKVNAGHGLTYHNVKPLAALPEIYELNIGHSIMGRAMFDGLSKAVADMRAIMQEARK comes from the coding sequence ATGAACAACATACTACTCGGCGTCAATATCGATCATGTGGCAACACTGCGTAACGCGCGTGGTACTCGCTACCCTGATCCTGTGCATGCTGCGGAAGTCGCTGAACGTGCAGGTGCTGATGGTATTACGATTCACCTTCGTGAAGATCGTCGTCATATCAATGACCGTGATGTACGTATTCTGCGTGAGACTATTCAAACACGCATGAACCTTGAAATGGCTGTGACCGATGAAATGGTTGAGATTGCGCTGCAAACGCAACCTGAATTTGTGTGCTTGGTACCTGAGAAGCGTGAAGAGTTAACCACTGAAGGTGGCTTGGATGTGGCTGGTCAGGTTGAAAAAATCAAAGCAGCAACAGAAAAGCTCACGGCGGCAGGCATTAAAGTGTCTTTATTCATCGATGCCGACCGTGCCCAAATTGATGCTTCGCTGGCATGTGGTGCACCATACATTGAGCTTCATACTGGCCACTATGCTGATGCAGAAACCGAAGAAGAGCAACAAGCTGAGCTTAAGCGCATTGCAGCAGCTGCCAGTTATGCTGATGGCCTTGGCATTAAAGTGAACGCTGGTCATGGCTTGACGTACCACAACGTAAAACCGTTAGCGGCACTGCCTGAAATTTACGAGCTCAATATTGGTCACTCGATCATGGGTCGTGCCATGTTTGATGGCCTCAGTAAAGCGGTTGCTGACATGCGCGCTATCATGCAGGAAGCACGTAAGTAA
- the acpS gene encoding holo-ACP synthase: protein MAILGLGTDIVEIERLEKVLTRSTGEAFAERVLVPSELAAFHALKFKGRYLAKRFAVKEAASKALGTGIACGVSFHDFTVSNDELGKPILSLSGKAAELAAAMGVNHVHLTIADERRYAVATVILES from the coding sequence ATGGCAATTCTTGGCTTAGGTACGGACATTGTGGAAATCGAGCGACTTGAAAAGGTATTAACTCGAAGTACGGGTGAGGCTTTTGCTGAGCGTGTGCTCGTGCCGTCGGAGCTTGCTGCATTTCATGCATTAAAGTTCAAAGGCCGCTACTTAGCCAAACGTTTTGCTGTGAAAGAGGCGGCTTCCAAAGCTTTAGGTACAGGTATTGCCTGCGGTGTAAGTTTTCATGACTTTACTGTGAGCAATGATGAGCTAGGCAAACCCATTCTGAGCTTGTCAGGTAAGGCGGCAGAATTAGCGGCGGCCATGGGGGTTAATCATGTCCATTTAACCATCGCTGATGAAAGGCGCTATGCGGTGGCAACCGTGATCTTAGAAAGCTAG